The following coding sequences are from one Seonamhaeicola sp. ML3 window:
- a CDS encoding glycoside hydrolase family 13 protein produces MKSVVKLLALSLLIIGFSCKKVNEQGSDNSSAEPAIETYDIERIEPLNWWVGFKSQELQLLVKHPNISKATPKINYTGVTIDKVHKADSPNYLFIDLIISETAKAGKFNITFTFENGDKKQHTYELKGRVKSSDDFIGFDSSDAIFLITPDRFANGNPDNDIVDSMNETTIDRTDGYSRHGGDIQGIINHLDYIYDLGYTSIWPCPLLTNDMPRGSYHGYAMTNYYEIDPRFGTMEEYLELSSKMSEKGMKLVMDQVANHCGLEHWWMKDLPFKDWVNYQPHYEENKEDWSRKTVKRSNHKRTSNQDIYASQSDKEGMADGWFVSGMPDLNQRNPFIAKYIIQNSIWWIEIANLGGIRQDTYPYPDKNFMSDWAGAIMREYPNFSIVGEEWSYNPLLIGYWQDGAKNNDGYDSNLKSPMDFAMQQNIVNALNEEEAWDKGLVKMYEGLANDFHYVKPKDIMVFPDNHDMSRIFTQLGGDKTNTKMALSYLLTLPRIPQVYYGTEIFMDDFAKPGDHGLIRTDFPGGWEGDTVNAFTGEGLTADQKDMQTFMAKVLNYRKGSKAIHDGKTIHFAPQNGIYVLFRIHEEETVVHIINKNEGETSIDLSRFGEIGLNGKTLRNIVTNESLVWNNVLELTGKGSMILTTKL; encoded by the coding sequence ATGAAATCGGTAGTTAAACTTTTAGCATTATCGCTCTTGATTATAGGGTTTTCTTGTAAAAAAGTTAACGAACAGGGTAGTGATAATTCTTCAGCTGAACCTGCTATTGAAACCTATGATATTGAGCGTATAGAGCCATTAAATTGGTGGGTTGGTTTTAAAAGTCAAGAGTTACAATTATTGGTTAAACACCCCAATATTTCAAAGGCCACTCCAAAGATTAATTATACCGGAGTTACTATTGATAAGGTGCATAAAGCCGATAGCCCTAACTATTTATTCATCGATTTAATTATTTCTGAAACTGCAAAAGCAGGAAAGTTTAATATCACATTCACTTTTGAAAACGGAGATAAAAAACAACACACATATGAGCTGAAAGGCAGAGTAAAGTCTTCCGATGATTTCATAGGTTTTGATAGCTCTGATGCTATTTTCTTAATCACTCCAGACCGATTTGCTAATGGAAACCCTGATAATGATATTGTTGATTCTATGAACGAAACAACAATAGATAGGACAGATGGTTATAGCCGTCACGGTGGAGACATTCAAGGAATTATAAATCATTTAGATTATATATACGACCTTGGTTATACGTCAATTTGGCCGTGTCCGTTATTGACTAATGATATGCCTAGAGGCTCTTATCATGGTTATGCTATGACCAACTATTATGAAATTGACCCACGTTTTGGAACCATGGAAGAGTATTTAGAATTATCTTCTAAAATGTCTGAAAAGGGTATGAAACTAGTTATGGATCAAGTAGCTAATCATTGTGGGTTAGAACATTGGTGGATGAAAGATTTACCATTCAAGGACTGGGTAAATTACCAGCCGCACTATGAGGAAAACAAAGAAGATTGGTCTCGTAAAACAGTAAAAAGGTCTAACCATAAAAGAACTTCAAATCAAGATATTTATGCTTCTCAGTCTGATAAAGAAGGTATGGCTGATGGTTGGTTTGTTTCTGGAATGCCAGATTTGAATCAACGTAATCCGTTTATTGCCAAATACATTATTCAAAATAGTATTTGGTGGATAGAAATAGCAAATCTAGGTGGTATTCGTCAAGATACCTATCCGTATCCAGATAAAAATTTTATGAGTGATTGGGCAGGTGCAATCATGAGAGAATACCCTAATTTCAGTATCGTTGGTGAAGAGTGGAGTTACAATCCGTTGCTTATTGGGTACTGGCAAGATGGAGCAAAAAATAATGATGGTTACGATTCTAATTTAAAGTCTCCAATGGATTTTGCGATGCAGCAAAATATTGTAAATGCTTTAAATGAAGAAGAAGCCTGGGACAAGGGATTAGTAAAAATGTATGAAGGTTTGGCCAATGATTTTCATTATGTAAAACCAAAAGATATCATGGTTTTTCCAGATAACCACGATATGAGTCGCATCTTTACACAATTAGGAGGTGATAAAACGAATACAAAAATGGCCTTAAGTTATTTGCTCACATTACCTCGAATTCCGCAGGTGTATTATGGTACTGAAATCTTTATGGACGATTTTGCTAAGCCTGGTGATCACGGACTTATTAGAACAGATTTTCCGGGAGGTTGGGAAGGTGACACTGTTAATGCATTTACAGGTGAAGGCTTAACAGCCGATCAAAAAGATATGCAAACTTTCATGGCTAAAGTCCTTAATTACAGAAAAGGTAGTAAGGCTATTCATGATGGTAAAACCATCCATTTTGCACCACAAAATGGTATTTATGTACTTTTTAGGATTCATGAAGAAGAAACTGTTGTACATATTATAAATAAGAATGAAGGTGAAACGAGTATAGATTTGTCAAGGTTTGGTGAAATAGGCCTTAACGGAAAAACCTTAAGGAATATAGTCACTAATGAAAGTTTAGTTTGGAATAATGTATTGGAATTAACTGGAAAAGGAAGCATGATTTTAACAACCAAGTTATAA
- a CDS encoding alpha/beta hydrolase, translating into MNRLIAVCFLLLFLSCKSEIAPVRITENIVGLLDRYEQFPSVNIEPRMVDVWFPQDYSEDKKYAVLYMHDGQMLFDAKTTWNKQEWQVDEWATKLMRQGKTKDFIVVGVHNIRELRNSNYFPQKVYEALMQKDKDSLKAMTDKQNAKSLINSDSYLKFLVNELKPFVDANYAVKTDKDNTFVMGSSRGGLISMYAISEYPEVFGGAACLSTHWTGTYDNIDNDIPDAFFDYMKMYLPNSENHKLYFDYGDKTLDEKYLPYQNKADRVIVSKGHAKSIKFTGADHSEVSWGARLDIPLTFLLGN; encoded by the coding sequence ATGAATAGATTAATAGCGGTCTGCTTCCTTTTACTTTTTTTGTCTTGTAAATCAGAAATAGCTCCAGTTCGTATTACCGAGAATATAGTTGGGCTTTTAGATCGATATGAGCAGTTCCCTTCTGTAAACATCGAACCTAGAATGGTTGATGTTTGGTTTCCGCAGGATTATTCTGAAGATAAAAAATATGCGGTGCTCTATATGCACGACGGACAAATGCTTTTTGATGCCAAAACAACTTGGAATAAACAAGAATGGCAGGTTGATGAGTGGGCTACAAAATTGATGAGGCAAGGTAAAACCAAAGACTTTATTGTTGTTGGTGTTCATAACATTAGGGAGCTGAGGAATTCAAATTACTTCCCGCAAAAGGTTTATGAAGCATTAATGCAAAAAGACAAGGATTCCTTGAAGGCAATGACCGATAAACAAAATGCCAAATCATTAATAAATTCAGATAGCTATCTTAAATTTTTGGTGAATGAGCTAAAACCATTTGTAGATGCCAATTACGCCGTAAAAACAGATAAAGACAACACATTTGTAATGGGTTCCAGTAGAGGGGGATTGATTTCAATGTATGCCATTAGTGAATATCCAGAAGTTTTTGGAGGGGCAGCCTGTCTTTCCACGCATTGGACAGGTACTTATGATAATATTGATAACGATATTCCCGATGCTTTTTTCGATTATATGAAGATGTATCTTCCTAATAGTGAAAATCACAAGTTGTATTTTGATTATGGAGACAAAACCTTGGATGAAAAATATTTACCTTATCAGAACAAAGCCGATAGGGTTATTGTCAGTAAAGGTCATGCAAAGAGTATTAAGTTTACGGGAGCAGATCATTCTGAGGTTTCTTGGGGCGCTAGATTAGATATTCCATTAACCTTTTTATTAGGTAATTAA
- a CDS encoding TIM-barrel domain-containing protein yields MYSLKQLILFLFISAITFAQNGNRLFKSVIEKENQIIVEVSDGEYHVQFYSSEIVETSFIPKGENLNNASHAVILDVPNLNAEIQESDSLITIATAGIKVEIAKKPFQISYAYKGESIISEKRGFYHSAHEPMDLVSGNIKTKSTDKIEFNVTPNEVLYGGGARALGMNRRGYRLPLYNRAHYGYETKSELMNYTMPIVVSSKQYMIHFDNAPIGYLDLDSKGDNSLTYETISGRKTYQIIVGDSWYDLLDNYTDLTGKQPMLPRWALGNFSSRFGYHSQVETEATITKFQEEEIPVDAVILDLYWFGKAVKGTMGNLEFLKDSFPNPKQMIKNLQDKNVETILITEPFVLTTSKRWDEAVSKAILAKDSLGNPFTFDFYFGNTGLIDIYNSKGKSWFKNIYKDLSKMGVTGFWGDLGEPEVHPNGLLHAMGTANEMHNIYGHHWAELVFDANKEMNPSQRPFILMRAGYSGSQRFGMVPWSGDVNRTWGGLNRQPEIALQMGLQGLAFMHSDLGGFAGANLDDELYVRWLQYGVFQPIYRPHAQEEVPSEPVFRSEKAKKLAKEAIELRYQLLPYNYNLVFENNQFGKPLMRPLFFEEDDNPELLNYSATYLWGNDFLVSPVLYQGQKEQEVYFPATSNWFNFYTDEYVEGGQVKTVTLNENSIPTYVRAGAFIPMAKSMQSTKEYDSNNLDVHYYFEESNEENEQEFYNDDGKTAEAFEKGAYEILEFEAEFKKSCLEIELDAEIGSNFKPQSKNIHLVIHNIEKQPKRININGKKVAVNWNEKTKTLSVPVNWNTEDETEVKIKLNK; encoded by the coding sequence ATGTATAGTTTGAAACAACTTATTCTATTTCTTTTCATTTCAGCAATAACCTTTGCTCAGAATGGCAACAGACTTTTTAAATCGGTAATTGAGAAGGAAAATCAAATTATTGTAGAAGTAAGCGATGGAGAATATCATGTTCAATTCTATTCATCAGAAATTGTTGAGACTTCCTTCATTCCAAAAGGAGAAAATTTGAATAACGCATCACATGCTGTTATTCTTGATGTACCAAATCTAAACGCTGAAATTCAAGAAAGTGATTCATTGATTACCATAGCTACTGCAGGTATCAAGGTTGAAATAGCTAAAAAACCATTTCAGATTTCTTATGCTTATAAAGGGGAATCTATAATTTCAGAAAAGCGAGGCTTTTACCATTCTGCTCATGAACCAATGGATTTGGTAAGTGGTAATATCAAAACTAAGAGCACCGATAAAATTGAATTCAATGTAACGCCCAATGAAGTGCTGTATGGCGGTGGAGCAAGAGCGCTCGGGATGAACAGAAGAGGCTATAGGTTGCCACTTTATAATAGGGCCCATTACGGTTATGAAACTAAGAGTGAATTGATGAACTATACCATGCCAATTGTGGTGAGTTCAAAACAATATATGATTCATTTTGATAATGCGCCAATTGGCTATTTAGACCTTGATAGCAAAGGTGATAATAGCTTAACCTATGAAACTATTTCGGGAAGAAAAACCTATCAAATCATTGTAGGTGACTCGTGGTATGATTTACTAGATAATTATACCGATTTAACTGGAAAACAACCCATGTTGCCTCGTTGGGCTTTGGGAAATTTTTCCAGTAGGTTCGGTTACCATTCCCAAGTCGAAACAGAAGCCACTATTACAAAATTTCAAGAAGAAGAAATTCCAGTAGATGCCGTTATTTTAGATTTATATTGGTTTGGGAAAGCGGTTAAAGGAACCATGGGGAATCTGGAGTTTTTAAAAGATTCATTCCCAAACCCTAAACAGATGATTAAGAATCTTCAAGATAAAAATGTAGAGACGATATTAATTACAGAGCCTTTTGTGCTGACCACTTCAAAAAGATGGGATGAAGCCGTAAGCAAAGCTATTTTAGCTAAAGATTCATTAGGTAATCCTTTTACATTCGATTTCTATTTCGGGAATACAGGATTGATCGATATTTATAATTCGAAAGGAAAAAGTTGGTTCAAAAATATTTATAAAGACTTGTCGAAAATGGGCGTGACCGGATTTTGGGGGGATTTAGGAGAGCCAGAAGTGCATCCAAACGGCTTGTTACATGCCATGGGTACAGCCAATGAAATGCATAATATTTACGGGCATCATTGGGCAGAATTAGTTTTTGATGCGAATAAGGAAATGAATCCTAGTCAAAGACCATTTATTTTGATGCGAGCTGGTTATTCTGGCTCACAACGTTTTGGTATGGTGCCTTGGTCTGGAGATGTTAATAGAACTTGGGGTGGACTAAACAGACAACCAGAAATTGCTTTACAAATGGGACTGCAAGGATTGGCGTTTATGCATTCAGATTTAGGAGGCTTTGCAGGGGCTAATTTAGATGACGAACTATATGTGCGTTGGTTGCAATATGGAGTTTTTCAACCAATTTACAGACCCCATGCACAAGAAGAGGTGCCCAGTGAACCCGTTTTTAGAAGTGAAAAAGCTAAAAAATTAGCAAAAGAAGCTATAGAATTACGTTATCAATTATTGCCATATAACTATAATTTGGTATTTGAAAATAACCAATTTGGAAAGCCTTTAATGCGTCCGTTGTTTTTTGAAGAAGACGATAATCCAGAACTCTTAAATTATTCGGCAACCTATTTATGGGGAAATGACTTTTTAGTATCTCCGGTATTATATCAAGGGCAAAAAGAACAGGAGGTTTACTTCCCGGCAACTTCCAACTGGTTCAATTTTTATACAGATGAATATGTGGAGGGCGGACAGGTCAAAACCGTTACTTTAAATGAAAATAGTATTCCAACCTATGTTCGCGCAGGAGCGTTTATTCCCATGGCAAAATCAATGCAATCCACAAAGGAATACGATTCCAACAATTTAGATGTTCATTATTATTTCGAAGAGTCTAACGAAGAAAACGAGCAAGAATTTTATAATGACGACGGGAAAACAGCCGAAGCTTTTGAAAAAGGCGCCTATGAGATTTTGGAGTTTGAAGCCGAATTTAAAAAGTCTTGTTTAGAAATTGAATTAGATGCAGAAATAGGAAGCAACTTTAAACCGCAATCCAAAAATATCCATTTGGTTATTCATAACATAGAAAAGCAACCAAAACGTATTAATATTAATGGGAAAAAGGTAGCGGTTAATTGGAATGAAAAAACAAAAACATTAAGTGTTCCAGTAAATTGGAATACTGAAGATGAAACTGAAGTAAAAATAAAACTAAATAAATAA
- a CDS encoding alpha-amylase family glycosyl hydrolase, translating into MNRTFILSCFMVFAIMLSCKEDVEKPQREVKTSLKKKQVVYQVFTRLFGNTNTNNKPWGTIEENGVGKFNDFTDKALREIKDLGVTHIWYTGVPHHDVITDYTVYGVSNDDPDVVKGRAGSPYAVKDYYNVNPDLAVNVENRLEEFKALINRSHKAGLKVIIDIVPNHVARNYQSLTNPEGVEDFGTSDDTSKTYDVNNNFYYNPEETFKVPKWENGYSPLGDETHPLEDGFFDENPAKWTGNGSRLSQPHMGDWYETVKVNYGIAPDGTKHFDELPEGYDNEDYKKHFEFWQGKTVPNSWDKFKDIALYWLEIGVDGFRFDMAEMVPVEFWSYMNSNIKTKNPEAFLLAEVYNPSLYRDYIKKGKMDYLYDKVELYDTLKHVMQGHGKTDNIPPIQEGLKDIEHHMLHFLENHDEQRIASPEFAGSAEKGKPAMVVSATISTSPTMIYFGQELGEPGAEDGGFGDPSRTSIFDYVGVPHLQRWVNDKQFDGGQSSEDEKALRDFYKRLLNFTINSSALAGNYQDIHLYNRAHTENYTDKVLSFVRWSDDEKLIVVSNFDDSKMYGFDLKIPKDIIEIWALESSNYDVGDVLYNEFVTSLEVENGIGTMNIEIAPLESLILKLK; encoded by the coding sequence ATGAACAGAACCTTTATTCTAAGCTGTTTTATGGTATTTGCTATAATGTTAAGTTGTAAAGAGGACGTGGAAAAACCACAGCGAGAAGTGAAGACATCCTTAAAGAAAAAGCAAGTAGTTTATCAGGTTTTTACACGCCTTTTTGGGAATACAAATACAAATAACAAACCTTGGGGAACTATAGAAGAAAATGGAGTAGGTAAGTTTAACGACTTTACTGATAAGGCTCTAAGAGAGATTAAGGATTTAGGTGTTACTCACATTTGGTATACTGGAGTACCACACCACGATGTTATTACAGATTACACAGTTTATGGTGTCTCTAATGATGACCCAGATGTGGTGAAAGGTAGGGCAGGTTCACCATATGCAGTTAAAGATTATTATAACGTAAACCCAGATTTAGCAGTTAATGTTGAGAATCGTTTAGAGGAATTTAAGGCATTAATCAATCGTTCTCACAAGGCAGGGTTAAAGGTGATTATTGATATTGTGCCTAACCATGTTGCTAGGAATTATCAAAGTTTAACCAATCCTGAGGGGGTTGAAGATTTTGGCACTTCAGATGATACATCCAAAACGTATGACGTGAATAATAACTTTTATTATAATCCAGAAGAGACTTTTAAAGTGCCTAAATGGGAAAATGGATATTCACCGTTGGGAGATGAAACACACCCTTTAGAAGATGGGTTTTTTGATGAGAATCCTGCAAAATGGACGGGTAATGGGTCTCGATTATCACAACCTCATATGGGGGATTGGTACGAAACCGTAAAAGTAAATTATGGTATAGCTCCAGATGGTACTAAACACTTTGATGAGCTTCCAGAGGGATATGATAATGAAGATTACAAAAAACACTTTGAGTTTTGGCAGGGTAAAACTGTTCCTAACTCTTGGGATAAGTTTAAGGATATTGCCCTGTATTGGTTAGAAATAGGTGTAGATGGTTTCCGTTTTGATATGGCAGAAATGGTACCGGTAGAGTTCTGGAGTTACATGAATTCAAATATAAAAACTAAAAACCCAGAGGCCTTTTTACTAGCGGAAGTTTATAATCCAAGTCTTTACAGGGATTATATTAAAAAAGGGAAAATGGATTATCTGTACGACAAGGTAGAGCTTTACGATACCCTAAAACATGTCATGCAAGGCCATGGTAAAACAGATAATATTCCACCAATCCAGGAAGGGTTAAAAGACATAGAACACCATATGCTTCACTTTTTAGAAAATCATGATGAGCAGCGTATTGCAAGCCCTGAGTTTGCCGGAAGTGCAGAAAAAGGAAAGCCCGCCATGGTGGTTTCGGCTACCATTAGTACATCACCAACCATGATTTATTTTGGGCAAGAACTTGGTGAGCCTGGAGCAGAAGATGGTGGGTTTGGAGACCCTTCAAGAACCTCAATTTTTGATTATGTGGGAGTACCACATTTACAGCGTTGGGTAAATGATAAACAGTTTGATGGTGGTCAATCTTCAGAAGATGAAAAAGCCTTACGCGATTTTTATAAGCGTTTGTTAAACTTTACAATAAATAGTTCTGCATTGGCGGGGAATTATCAAGATATCCACTTGTACAATAGGGCGCATACAGAAAATTATACGGATAAAGTATTATCATTTGTTAGATGGAGTGATGATGAAAAACTAATTGTAGTTTCTAATTTTGACGATAGTAAGATGTATGGATTCGATTTAAAGATTCCGAAAGATATCATTGAAATATGGGCTTTGGAATCTAGTAATTATGATGTGGGCGATGTGCTTTACAATGAATTTGTAACGAGCTTAGAGGTTGAAAATGGTATCGGCACTATGAATATTGAAATTGCGCCTTTGGAATCCCTAATATTAAAACTTAAGTAA
- a CDS encoding alpha-amylase family glycosyl hydrolase, with protein MKKLIIILLISALLSNCQGKKEVVEVKPETPFVWEGANIYFLLTDRFNNADSSNDVNFNRTKESAILRGFKGGDLKGVTQKINEGYFTDLGINAIWMTPIVEQIHGSTDEGTGVTYGFHGYWTKDWTAIDPNYGTKEDLHQLVEAAHSKGIRILLDAVINHTGPVTEKDPVWPEEWVRTSPTCKHNSYESTISCTLVDNLPDVKTESDEAVELPPQLVAKWKEEGSYEQELAELDAFFERTGYPRAPRFYIIKWLTDYITEFGIDGYRCDTVKHTEEYVWEAFKTECDFAFTEYKKINPDKVLDNNDFYLVGEVYNYGISGGKYFDFGDKKVNYYDNRFTSQINFEFKWNAKQMSIQDMFAKYNSALQNELKGFGVLNYLSSHDDHDPFDNMRDKPFETANKLLLSPGTSQVYYGDELARVLHVEGASGDAHLRSLMNWDDLESNKAILEHWQKLGKFRINHPAVGAGIHKEISKTPFIFSRNYTRDNYEDIVVIGLDLPIGIKAIDVSTVFENGQNLSDAYSGQKVEVSNGKVVIESNYNIVLLQK; from the coding sequence ATGAAAAAACTAATCATCATATTATTGATATCAGCCTTGCTATCAAATTGTCAAGGAAAAAAGGAGGTTGTAGAAGTTAAACCGGAAACCCCATTTGTTTGGGAAGGTGCCAATATTTATTTTTTACTTACCGATAGGTTTAACAATGCAGATTCATCCAACGATGTTAATTTCAATAGAACAAAAGAGAGCGCTATACTTCGTGGTTTTAAAGGTGGTGACTTAAAAGGAGTTACTCAAAAAATAAATGAGGGGTATTTTACAGATTTGGGAATAAACGCTATATGGATGACGCCTATTGTAGAGCAAATCCACGGGAGTACGGATGAAGGTACTGGAGTGACCTACGGTTTTCATGGTTATTGGACAAAAGATTGGACCGCAATTGATCCAAATTATGGGACAAAAGAAGATTTGCATCAATTGGTAGAAGCTGCCCACAGCAAGGGAATCCGGATTTTATTAGATGCCGTGATTAACCACACAGGGCCTGTTACCGAAAAGGATCCTGTGTGGCCAGAGGAATGGGTGAGGACAAGTCCAACCTGTAAGCATAATTCATATGAATCTACCATTTCGTGTACCTTGGTAGATAACTTGCCAGATGTAAAAACCGAATCTGATGAAGCTGTTGAGTTGCCACCACAATTAGTAGCTAAATGGAAGGAGGAAGGGAGTTATGAACAAGAACTAGCTGAGTTGGATGCGTTTTTTGAAAGAACAGGATATCCAAGAGCGCCAAGATTTTATATCATTAAATGGTTAACGGATTACATTACTGAATTTGGAATAGACGGTTACCGTTGTGATACCGTAAAGCACACCGAAGAATATGTTTGGGAAGCGTTTAAAACCGAGTGTGATTTTGCATTTACTGAGTACAAAAAAATAAACCCTGATAAGGTTTTAGATAATAACGATTTCTATTTGGTAGGTGAGGTTTACAACTATGGCATCAGCGGAGGAAAGTATTTCGATTTTGGTGATAAAAAAGTAAATTATTATGATAATAGGTTTACGAGTCAAATCAATTTTGAATTCAAATGGAATGCAAAACAAATGTCTATACAAGATATGTTTGCCAAGTATAATAGTGCTTTACAAAATGAGTTGAAAGGTTTTGGGGTATTAAATTATTTAAGTTCCCATGATGACCACGACCCTTTTGATAACATGCGAGATAAACCATTTGAAACCGCAAATAAATTATTGTTGTCCCCAGGGACATCGCAGGTGTATTATGGAGATGAGCTAGCCAGAGTTTTACATGTTGAAGGCGCCAGCGGAGATGCTCACCTAAGGTCGCTCATGAATTGGGATGATTTAGAGAGCAACAAAGCTATTTTAGAGCATTGGCAAAAATTAGGAAAATTTAGAATAAATCATCCAGCGGTTGGTGCTGGAATTCACAAGGAGATTTCAAAAACACCATTCATTTTTAGTAGAAACTATACGCGAGATAATTATGAAGATATTGTAGTTATTGGTCTTGATTTGCCTATCGGTATTAAAGCAATTGACGTGTCTACGGTTTTCGAAAACGGGCAAAATCTTAGTGATGCCTACTCCGGACAAAAAGTAGAGGTGAGTAATGGGAAAGTAGTTATAGAATCAAATTATAATATCGTTTTACTTCAGAAATAG